A stretch of Deltaproteobacteria bacterium DNA encodes these proteins:
- a CDS encoding radical SAM protein, with protein sequence MNASPARRGGWQPDARHDWYSVRRALNYYLCKLEMKLGRTRVRSLPFELCVDVSNKCNLQCPYCPTGRGESGRPRGNVSYELFCRILDELGPYAYKLELFNWGEAFFNPELPRLVAYAAGKRVRTLISSNLSFRLKEEDVRALIAGGLSYLTASVDGSEQQSYEAYRRGGKFGLVMDNLRLFVRLRRELGADYPKIYWRYLVFAHNEGKVGEARALAQELGLDDFVAEAGLHEDPSWAPQGSYQLDYLDIHPNRCVWLWNKAVFHWDGGLASCCQGFHQHDDFAQFRPGQFRRLWNNDKFVAARRIWTEPESPLPPGHFCTRCEKVRVFRQLSRAPAAPALPPAEGVVVDS encoded by the coding sequence GTGAACGCTTCTCCCGCTCGGCGTGGCGGGTGGCAGCCCGACGCCCGCCACGACTGGTACAGCGTGCGACGGGCGTTGAACTACTATTTGTGCAAACTGGAAATGAAGTTGGGGCGGACGCGCGTGCGCTCGCTGCCTTTCGAGCTGTGCGTCGACGTGAGCAATAAGTGCAACCTCCAATGTCCGTACTGCCCCACCGGTCGCGGCGAGTCCGGACGGCCGCGGGGTAACGTCAGTTACGAGCTGTTCTGCCGCATCCTGGACGAGCTGGGTCCGTACGCTTACAAGTTGGAGTTGTTCAATTGGGGGGAGGCGTTCTTCAACCCCGAGCTGCCGCGCTTGGTCGCCTACGCGGCGGGCAAGCGGGTGCGGACGTTGATCTCCAGCAATCTCAGCTTTCGACTCAAGGAGGAAGACGTCCGCGCGCTCATCGCCGGCGGGCTGAGCTATCTGACGGCCTCGGTTGATGGCTCCGAGCAGCAGTCATACGAAGCCTACCGGCGCGGCGGGAAGTTCGGCCTGGTTATGGACAACCTCCGTCTGTTCGTCCGCCTACGGCGCGAGCTGGGCGCTGACTACCCCAAGATCTATTGGCGCTACCTCGTGTTCGCCCACAACGAAGGCAAGGTGGGCGAGGCGCGCGCGCTGGCACAGGAGCTGGGGCTGGATGACTTCGTCGCCGAGGCGGGCTTGCACGAAGACCCCAGCTGGGCACCGCAGGGCTCTTACCAGCTCGACTACCTCGATATACATCCCAACCGCTGTGTGTGGTTGTGGAACAAGGCGGTATTCCACTGGGACGGCGGCTTGGCCTCGTGTTGCCAGGGCTTCCACCAACACGATGACTTCGCGCAATTCCGCCCTGGGCAGTTTCGCCGGTTGTGGAACAACGACAAGTTCGTTGCCGCTCGCCGGATTTGGACCGAACCCGAGTCGCCGCTTCCACCCGGCCACTTCTGCACCAGATGCGAAAAAGTCCGCG